One part of the Flavobacterium johnsoniae UW101 genome encodes these proteins:
- a CDS encoding cytochrome-c peroxidase, which yields MKKLIFPLLFLVSLTAYKSVEQPDYIDIQELRKIYSGGDPSKWPAAELHESVDKSKFQDIGVLPAVPYPAYNPYSKEKESLGKILFFDPRLSRSGQIACASCHNPELGWTDNLTRSFGHDRQTGKRNSMTILNSAYATSLFWDGRASSLEDQAQFPVSDPLEMNEKLTIAVDKIAKIKGYNSLFTAAFGDKKVTLERIQYAIATFERSINSPKSKFDQFVSGKSDIYTDQQVKGMHLFRTKAQCINCHNTPYFSDNEFHNDGQTLFGTKNEDFGRYNVTKDVKDIGKFRTPTLREVVNTKPWMHHGHFPTLLDVVELYNLGNPSPVQKKYLGTARDSLIPKSDPMLRKLDLSKEEISDLLAFIETLSTPTRRIMVPEMPK from the coding sequence TTGAAAAAACTAATCTTCCCTCTCCTATTCCTCGTGAGTTTGACGGCTTATAAAAGCGTTGAACAGCCCGATTATATCGACATACAGGAATTACGAAAAATTTATTCCGGCGGAGATCCTTCAAAATGGCCCGCTGCAGAATTACACGAAAGTGTAGATAAATCGAAATTTCAGGATATTGGCGTTTTGCCTGCTGTTCCTTATCCTGCATATAATCCGTATTCGAAGGAAAAAGAAAGTTTGGGCAAGATTTTGTTTTTTGATCCGAGATTGTCGCGAAGCGGACAAATTGCGTGTGCTTCTTGCCACAATCCAGAATTGGGCTGGACAGATAATCTAACACGCTCTTTTGGTCATGATCGCCAAACTGGAAAACGCAATTCTATGACGATTTTAAATTCGGCATACGCAACCTCTCTATTTTGGGACGGACGAGCTTCGAGCTTAGAAGATCAAGCGCAATTTCCTGTTTCTGATCCTTTAGAAATGAACGAAAAACTGACGATTGCCGTTGATAAAATTGCCAAAATTAAAGGTTACAATTCTCTTTTTACAGCAGCTTTTGGAGATAAAAAAGTAACTTTAGAGAGAATTCAATATGCGATTGCTACTTTCGAAAGATCTATTAATAGTCCGAAAAGTAAATTTGACCAGTTTGTAAGCGGAAAATCAGATATTTATACTGATCAGCAGGTAAAAGGAATGCATTTGTTCAGAACCAAAGCGCAATGCATCAACTGCCATAATACGCCTTATTTCAGCGATAATGAGTTTCATAATGACGGACAGACTTTATTTGGTACAAAAAATGAAGATTTCGGACGCTATAATGTGACGAAAGATGTAAAAGATATCGGCAAATTTAGAACGCCAACACTCCGTGAAGTCGTAAATACAAAACCATGGATGCATCACGGACATTTTCCAACTTTATTGGATGTTGTCGAATTGTACAATCTCGGAAATCCGTCTCCTGTTCAAAAAAAATATCTAGGAACAGCCCGAGATTCTTTAATTCCAAAATCAGATCCAATGCTTAGAAAGTTAGATTTGAGCAAAGAAGAAATCAGCGATCTATTAGCTTTTATCGAAACTTTAAGCACTCCGACAAGAAGAATTATGGTTCCAGAAATGCCCAAATAA
- a CDS encoding VOC family protein, with protein MKIDQIQIKTNDIQKTKAFYQNVLGLFILEEDTKWITFQAGSSILKFVEDPQFNSIYHFAFNIPENQLEEAIQWSKDKVDLIVLEDKSVVTHFENWNAHSLYFYDHNGNLLEFIARHDLENEQLGEFKPESILSISEIGIVTENPLELGNQLIEEHGLHFFSQNTNTEKFSAIGDHEGLLILVQPTRNWYPTQIPSESNPTIITLENNENIIELKF; from the coding sequence ATGAAAATAGATCAGATTCAAATCAAAACAAACGATATACAAAAAACGAAAGCATTTTATCAAAATGTATTAGGTCTTTTTATTCTGGAAGAAGATACAAAATGGATTACTTTTCAGGCAGGAAGTTCAATTCTAAAATTTGTCGAAGATCCACAGTTTAATTCCATTTACCATTTTGCTTTTAATATTCCCGAAAATCAGCTTGAAGAAGCCATTCAGTGGTCTAAAGACAAAGTCGATTTAATTGTTCTGGAAGATAAAAGTGTAGTTACTCATTTTGAAAACTGGAACGCACATTCTCTTTATTTTTACGACCACAATGGCAATCTGCTGGAATTTATTGCCAGACATGATCTCGAAAATGAACAGTTGGGAGAATTTAAACCGGAATCTATTTTAAGTATAAGCGAAATAGGAATTGTTACTGAAAATCCTCTGGAACTGGGAAATCAATTAATCGAAGAACATGGATTGCATTTCTTTTCTCAAAATACCAATACTGAAAAATTCTCAGCCATTGGTGATCACGAAGGTTTATTGATACTTGTGCAGCCTACTAGAAATTGGTATCCAACACAAATTCCTTCAGAAAGTAATCCTACGATAATTACGTTAGAGAATAATGAAAATATAATTGAATTAAAATTTTAA
- a CDS encoding BamA/TamA family outer membrane protein has translation MKKMLLFSLMLFLWYSWGWTQEKQTDSTKSSVEKTKNIDFNVMPYLNYNRTLDFMFGAIPMMMYKFDKTDTISPKSLSGLSAVYTTNKSYFIASFNKLYFKEDLWRAQVFFAVGNQNAQFYVDDIDVPDFYDYGSKKTILAFTLQHKIIKSFYAGIGYSYAHYSTNYEDNVKPSSVTHTNGLQLIMMYDTRDAVYYPTKGDKIKLRWLTYPEWFGNTASANKILSEYNTYFPMRSGKDVLAARFSGKFGLGNIVFEQQVTIGGNDIRGYSEGKYRGDGLMDLQGEYRYNFNKRMGLVGFAGIATIYGSENKDFDWKLYPGAGVGYRYRAFKNEKFNIGLDGAVGKGDWGIYFRIGEAF, from the coding sequence ATGAAGAAAATGCTTTTATTTTCACTAATGCTTTTTTTATGGTATTCATGGGGATGGACTCAGGAAAAGCAGACTGACAGCACCAAATCATCTGTTGAAAAGACTAAAAACATTGATTTTAATGTAATGCCTTATCTTAATTACAATAGAACACTTGATTTTATGTTTGGAGCTATTCCGATGATGATGTACAAGTTTGATAAAACAGATACAATTTCACCTAAATCCTTATCTGGTTTGTCTGCTGTTTATACCACTAATAAATCCTATTTTATAGCCTCCTTTAATAAGCTGTATTTTAAAGAAGATCTTTGGCGGGCGCAGGTTTTTTTCGCAGTAGGTAATCAAAATGCCCAGTTTTATGTAGATGATATAGATGTTCCGGATTTTTACGACTACGGATCAAAAAAAACAATACTGGCTTTTACTTTACAGCATAAAATAATAAAGTCTTTCTATGCCGGCATTGGTTATTCGTACGCACATTACAGCACAAATTATGAAGATAATGTCAAACCGTCTTCTGTTACACATACAAACGGTCTGCAGTTAATAATGATGTACGATACAAGAGATGCCGTTTATTATCCCACAAAAGGTGATAAAATTAAACTGCGCTGGCTTACTTATCCGGAATGGTTTGGAAATACTGCCAGTGCAAACAAGATACTTTCAGAATATAATACCTATTTTCCTATGCGAAGCGGAAAAGATGTTCTGGCAGCTCGTTTTTCGGGTAAGTTTGGATTAGGAAATATTGTTTTCGAACAGCAGGTTACTATTGGCGGTAATGATATTAGAGGCTATTCTGAAGGCAAATATAGAGGAGACGGACTTATGGACCTGCAAGGTGAATACCGTTATAATTTTAATAAAAGAATGGGATTAGTCGGCTTTGCCGGAATAGCTACTATTTATGGCTCCGAGAATAAAGATTTTGATTGGAAATTATACCCTGGAGCCGGAGTTGGATATCGTTACAGAGCATTTAAAAATGAAAAATTTAATATAGGTCTGGACGGTGCTGTTGGAAAAGGAGACTGGGGAATTTATTTTCGCATAGGTGAAGCTTTTTAA
- a CDS encoding leucine-rich repeat domain-containing protein — translation MNWDNYLLEEKAPYGEYAHLGVLDGSVFGIYDLSKVPNDTIVLGLSTPLKKFKINYTNFSALIGNDKIEAITLDYLDQERISVFSTLPNLKYLQISINKQDEIPDLSSLESIEVLILANIKKIQNIDFLKNMKNLKTLYIYEINNLYDLTPISTIISLEELVIDHGKMSGTGKSIKSISPLKSLTNLKYLRLAVKIEDQSSDLTVLYGLKKLQEVMLLPRYLKNDSWELLKEQLPLIK, via the coding sequence ATGAATTGGGATAATTATTTATTAGAAGAAAAAGCACCTTATGGAGAATATGCGCATCTAGGTGTGCTTGACGGATCAGTTTTTGGAATTTATGATCTATCAAAAGTTCCAAATGATACAATAGTTTTAGGGTTGTCAACACCGCTTAAAAAATTCAAAATTAACTACACAAACTTTTCTGCTTTAATTGGAAATGATAAAATAGAAGCTATTACTCTTGACTATCTTGATCAAGAACGCATTTCAGTTTTTTCAACACTCCCAAATTTAAAATATCTACAAATAAGTATTAATAAACAAGATGAAATTCCAGACTTATCTTCTCTTGAATCAATTGAAGTTTTGATACTTGCCAATATCAAAAAAATCCAAAATATAGACTTTTTAAAAAATATGAAGAATCTAAAAACACTTTATATTTATGAAATAAATAATCTATACGACTTAACTCCAATTTCAACTATAATAAGTTTAGAAGAACTTGTAATTGACCATGGAAAAATGAGTGGTACAGGAAAAAGTATTAAAAGTATTAGTCCATTAAAATCATTAACAAATTTAAAATACCTAAGATTAGCTGTCAAAATAGAAGATCAAAGTAGTGATTTAACTGTTTTATATGGATTAAAAAAATTACAAGAAGTTATGTTACTTCCTCGATATTTAAAAAATGATAGCTGGGAACTTTTAAAAGAGCAATTACCGTTAATAAAGTAG